Genomic window (Aquila chrysaetos chrysaetos chromosome 22, bAquChr1.4, whole genome shotgun sequence):
GTGCTCCACTTAAGAGAATAATCTGTAAATGACTTATTATCAAGAAAAGTTATTTGTTTGCACTAATCAAGCCTTAAACTTGGAGGCATAATATGGAACTAATTATTTTCAACTAACTAATCAACATGTTTCATTCATAAGTTGGGATTTATCAATATAGCACATGAAAGGAGAGAAcatattattatttcaatttagATAATATGCAAAAAGCACTGTGTTTGTAATGACCTGCTTTCACTGAATATAATCAAGCTCCAAAGCTCTATTACAGGCTGGAAATAGCAGCAGCTTACTTTAATGAGATTTCTGGCTCTGGGCCCCAGCTGTTCTACGCAAGGCTCTCCCTTTGCTCTATGACCTACCAATATGTGCTGTCACCAGTAATGAGACAGGACCTATTTCCTAACATGGGGAAAAATTGGAAAGCATGAGTTCATTCTACTCTATCGGTGGAAACacaccctccttcccctgcaagGCAGAAGGAGGGGTACAGTGAATATGCAACATCCCCCCTCTCCCTTGCCAGTGGAAATATGACATGAAACCCATAAGGTAGAGAACTCAAAGGTAAGACCGAAACTCTCTTCTTAACTCATCCCCTTAGCACATAGAAAACCAATATTCATTAGGCACATACAGAATATGCCTCTCCCCTGTGAAGTACCCCAGAAGAGGACTTTACATTATCTGCAAGGCACGGGGAAGGGGGAACGGTAGCAGTCTTAGGCTCTGAATTTTATGGATTTTGTGAAATTACGCTCGTCTCAGAGCCGTGTTGGGAATGTGCCAGGAGCCAAAGAGCTGCACTTAATTTGCCTAAAATGGAGCAGATTACCATTGCTCTCCTTTTTAATAATGGAGATGCAGCCTGGAGACTACAGATTCCAGCAAGCAATGCTCCAAAATGGGCCACGCAGCCCAGGTGCTGCACTGGAGACAGAGCATTGCACACTGGGACACAGCCCCGAGGGCTGGGTCCTGAAACGCTCCAGTAAGGGGTACTGTGACTCCcgggtggaaaaaaaagaccagtcTCATTTTGGTCACTCTGAATTGGACTCTTAACAttgttctctttgctttttcattattatatcccacacttttcagaaattctgttcttgaaaatgtttgattAGCTAACATTCGAGGGGTTTTACGCTACTTTTATCCTTAAGCTGTCACTTGGATTCATTAACGCTTCACAGGTGAATCTGTTTTTATTAGGACAAGAAGCcagtgttttttcccctgaataGCATTGTTAAGTATTTCAGGAATCTAAAATCCACAAACTATTTCTGTGCCCTGAATACAAACCTCTTCGGAAAAAGCCGGTGAACATTTTAGTCAGAAAATTGGAAGGTGTGTGCTTAATGcactttgaaattaaatgatTTGGTGCTTTTCAATTTGTCTTTTTGCCCTTCCCAAATACCCAAAGGCACTAGCCCACTTTGTAAATGAATAGGCTATGAAATCTTATTCTGAGAAATGAAGGTGTCACTGAGTTGCAGTAAAAATTATACTTAGCACCAATGCACTTTGTAAGCCCTGACTAATTGGCCCTTGCAACAGCCCTGATGCATTTCTCCTTTAttaatagaaatgaaataatcagttattttattttagaagggggaaaaaaaaaaaacaaaccccaagaGATTGAGAAGCTAAGTCTCCATAGCATAAACAGCTTCTCTCCCATTAAATGAACTGAATGGCTACTGCCTTCCAGATGCCTCTTGGACAACTGGTGGGTGCCCATGGACAGGCTCTCCTGGCATGCCTGGGGCTGGCTCAGCCACTGTGCTCAGGCTCAGCCTCCCAAATATTTGGAAGAGGGCACCCTGGCCGTGCCCGAGGCCGTGCTCGCAGGCTAACTGCATTCATGGCAGATGAGCCTGTCTTAAAAGGGGTTTGGGGCAGCCCTTAGCATACAGACCACGTGCCAGAGAGCTATCTCCCTCTTGCTTCCCCCATGGATGCAATGCTGTGATGCAGTTGTGGTCAAAATTTAGGAACTTTCAGCTTCAGAAATCCCGTCTTAACACAGAGATACGTGAGGCTCTCTGCAAAAGCCTGCAGTGGGCAGACAGATACCCCTCGTGTGCTTTTTTCCTACtacaatttcagaaataaaattataaagttAGCtttcaaatttgcattttaaagctcCATATCTGTGTGGAATTTTTTGTCCAGCTTGAGGAAGCGGTatccttaaatgaaaaaagaaaaatgcatttccaaagGCCATGTCACCAGATTTTGAAGTACAGTGGTAAGAACACCACCGCCTTCGCAACACTACCTATTTCCTCTTCtaaattatttatgtatttattgtattttacatGAGCCATGGAAGCTAGAGGCATTTTTGCAGTGTCAGGTCATTCTAAAGTACATTCCATACAAAGAATAGggctgaaaaatacagttgtaCGTAATATTGTTCATTAATATTACATAATTACTGCACACAAAACAGTTCTCTGGGCAGtgataagggtttttttcataaagacTAAAGACTCCAAGGCAATGTATTCCATTAAGGGGTTGCTTAACATATGAGGGTATATCAATGTATAGTATCTTTACCCAGTTGCAGAAAAATGACGAAGCCAGCTTAGCCAAATGAAGCCATTAGCATGTATAATGTGTTTTACACAAGAGTTAAATGGTTTACCAGGTTTATAAAATCATACTTTGATATTGCAATGACCAAGCTGAGATATGATCTAGCAAACAGCAGTTGCAGCTGCATCAGCACAAAAATGAACTGTTGGATTTTCTCTGCGGCCTAGAGAATATTTCCTGCAGTCTTTGAAAattgctctgaaataaaaaaaattctctacaTGTAGGCTAATATTAGCTACTGACAGCTTGCCTAGAGTTTTTAGCTCAGCCCTCCTGGAGCAATTGTTTAGGATAAAATGTTGATGCAGCTTTTCAGGTCTGTTGGTTGCCTTTATTACCATTGAACATGAGCAAGTCCTGTATCTTATATGATACATTAGACCTTAAGTAATGTGGAGGAACACCTGAGTGACTAATAATCCCATAAATGATCCCTTTGAATTTTAGTATAGCCCAGTGCACCCGTCCTAAAGTCCCTGTGCTGTAAGTATAGTGTTAATTTTGACTTTTAATTTGATTTACTAAATTGTGTCAATATGCTGTAGAGTGTTCTATGGACAAGATACAACAACCATTATTAATATAAAACTGGAGATCTGGACATCCTGATAGGGCTTTTGACATTCAAGAAAACATCAGGCCTTGTTACAGTCTTTGATACCTACGATACAGTTGATAATTCTGCTGCTAGAAGAGATTCTTAtcctctttctgctcctttttttttagggCAGAAGATGACTTTAAATGTACAGCAGTGAGACTTGAATTCTCGCTTTCCCCACCAACAGTGTTAAATAGGTGCATCAGTCTGATGTTTCTGTAACCGGCAACGTGGGCAGTGTTAACGTTTGAAGTTTGTGTCTTGAATCACCAAGGGTTCACCTTTCTTTCCAGATGACACTGTGACAGCTGCAATCAGCAGATGCATGAGAGCTGACagtgctttgatttaaaaaaacaagagggTTGCTAGCAAGGCATTTTCCATAAGGAGTTCCTTCTAAGTCATTTCACTTCTTAGCTCAATAGGACCTTGATTTGATAACACTCAGGGTATATCACAAACCGCACATCTGCTCTCCCAGAGTCTCCCAGGATGAGGGGTGTGACTGAGCTGGAGAGGCTTCTTGGGgattccatttatttcaggTTTAGTTTATCTGTGAGCTAATTCTACTCAACTATTGTTAACGATTCCACATCTTACGGGTCATATGACCTTACCAAGGCTATGCAGTCCACCTGACAcaattgttctgttttgccCTGAAGATTTTCCCCTTTGCTGTGTTTCATTGGGTGTGTAACACTGAAAGGTTGAACGGGCGCTGCACCAGACCCAAGCGAACCACAGATCTCAAGATTGTTTCTGACTGGGTAGAAGTGAGCAAACGGATTTTTCTACACCAGTTCAGCCATCCTCAGTTTTTCCTGTGACCTGAGTCACAGTCACACACTTATTGGGTGATGTGTTACGGTGAGACTGTCAGAATAAAAGCAGGGTAAGAAATCTAATCCTCAGAGGAGAGCAATATGTTCCCACTTGTGATTTAGTCTCACAGTGAAGAGGTTGTCAAGGGGTTTGCAATCCCGGAGATTGATTCTGGGGGGAGCCCACTTAGTGCACAGTGTCATTGGCAGTCATCAGCTAAAGCTGCCTAATGATGTCAGCCGGAGTGGCCAGGGGAATCCTCTCCTGTGAGGTAGCCAGAAGAGTTAAATTGCTTCCAGAAATGAATCCATTAGATGCTGATAGTGATTAGTGGAAGGTACCATGATGACTAAAAGTACTTCAAGTGTAATTCAGTCTGAAAGCCCTTTCAGGTGAAGGGTGTTAGATACATCACGACTGAGCTGCAGGTACCTATTTGGTGGATGTGGCAGCAAATCTGCCTGATCTGAATCTCACCACTGTATGTGAGCAAATGCTACTGAGAAAactctcccccttccttcccattGAAAATATCCTTGGATATTTATTGTTGAGGTAAAGGGAAATTTAGGATTAAACTTCTAAATTAGTTAGGTTCACATGATTTTGATGCccaagggtttgggtttttttaattatttggatCTTATGTTTCAAGTTTCATCCAAAAGTTAGGTCATGGTGTAAGCTACGGGAGAATCAATGTGTCACTTACTACACGATAAAGGGTTAATTTGACTGTACAAAATTTTGAACTTATGGCTTGagtgatttaaaaaatcttccttATACCATTAGCCGTCTGTTGAATTAGAGCAATAAGAAAGTTTTTAGCAATGCTTGTCACTATTTTAGTGTGTCTGTaatgaaaagcaacaacaaTAATACCTTCATCACTCCATGGAAACTAGCTTGGTTTTGCAGTGTTAGACAGCTGGGAAAGGAAGATTCTCTCGTGTAAAAGAAGGTGGCAAATGAAATTCTATTGctattaaaagtaattaattttaaaatgttggacAAATTTTTAAACTAGTCATGTAGTTGATCTGAtgattattttctgcaaaacttatgtggcaaaaaaaaatcctgttggGTTTTCATGCACTCCAAATAAAGCTCACATTATTTGAGACTCTTTTTATGTCATCCAGCCATCAAAGTGGCAACTTCCTCACAGGTTGTTACATGCACTTATTTATAGACACTACTGACTTTCTTCAGTGAATTATTCTTCTTTGCAACTAATTTAGTGACTGCAATCCCTGCATATTGTTCAGGCATTTTTCCTCAAAGAGGTTGAATAAAATGACACAAATCCTGCTGGGCAGCTGATACCATCAAAATGTCAGCTGTTAAGAAACCTCCCATGGTTTCAGCAAACCATGTTTGTCAAGCAAAGTGATTAAAGTCAGATTTTGGAAGTTCTGCTCATATCACTCCAGTTGATCTGCATCTACCCTAATGCATTGCAAGGGTGtgcctgaaattaaattaaggcCATCTACTCAGTCTTTCCCAAACTATTCATGTAATAGCAATCTACTGCTGGAGCCAGGTTCATAGCTTCTTGACAGAAGTGCTTGTTAACCCTGAATCcgatgatgatgataataataacagtatGACTAGAAaaatagagaggaaaataatactTAGTATCAGATGGGCTCACACAGGTTGCAAACAGTAAACAAAAGGGGAAATTATAACCTAGTAATTACTCGCTCACAAACAATGATGTTTTCACCCTATGTAAACAAGTCTATTTTCACACATGGAAACAAGGTATATAtgattgcaaagaaaaaagtttatttaatagAATTGTTGAGAAATACTGGGTTTGGTAAAATTATCTGTATCATCCAAACTTACAATCAGCTGACTGAGTAGGCTGAAAAGAGTCTTGGAGGAAGTAGGAGTGGACACCCCACtactaaatgaaaattattcagGAAATGTTTCTGCATGTTTCCTTTTCCACTGGATTCTTCTACTGGTGTATCTACATATAGCTATTTTAATGTCactattttttgttatttaattttgaactatgtttttatttgcatattttaatttgcagatgTGTAAAAAGGGCACCCGTCCCAGAAATGAACTACTTTACAAAATGGATCTGTAGTAGACAAACGTTTTGATGCTTGCCCTTGAACAATCCACATTCCTGTGcaagaataaattttaaagtgcACATCAGTTTTGGACCCATGGTTGTGCCCACAGGCCACATAACTGTATATACAAAAAGCCAATCAGATGTGCAATGTATGGCGTTATCCATCTGGTAACCGCAGTCGAAGTAAAACTGGAATTTCACTTTGTATGCCTGGCAGCTGGGGACAACCAAGCCCATTGCTTTTATACAGATTTGCTATGCGTGATGAAGTAGTAATCActaaatgtttaataaataacagagctatataaaatacatgctgaattaatattttatgttgtaCAACTTGCTGTAATATGCATTCGCTTTTAATCCAGAACTTCCTAAAGTATACTAGAAACTAGGGTCTTTGTGTTGGTTACTGTGACAGAATTTCTCGCTGGGGCAATCCTGTCCTAAGGTATGATGCGCTCCAGCCAGTTTTACACCAGGCTGAGGTGAAGGTATGGTGGTCCAGGAGGCACTACATGAGCCACAAGAAAGCTCAAGATATCAGAATAATGCAGCAAAGGTCCTCTCTTGCCACCACCACTCCAGCCCTGAGAGCTGCACTTCAGTGCGAACGCATCTCTGTAATCCCCCTCCCCGTAAACACCTCTATTTATAGCGCTTAAAATGTTGTAATGGCCTCATTCATCATCCCAAAAGACGAGACTTGCTGGCTGTCACAGCTCAAACCTCCTGTCCCTTCATTGacaaatacagctgaaaatcagaaaaatcccCCTTCGGCCTATGTGATAGGTAGCAGTTCCCCTCACACTGGATGGGGAGGACCTGGCTGTAGAAACCATCCCTGAATAACTCCAAATTTACTGCCCATTTATTTGCTTCTAACTGTTTGTATCTTTCACTTATtagttttttgccttttttaaaaaccaatgTAACCCAAGTTATTTGGGAAAGCCTTTAAAATACCTAGGTGAGTTGGAGTTTGAAAAGACTTTCGGATAGACAATCTCGGAAAACTCCTGAagtttttcacagatttttaatacGACTCTCTGTCATTGTATCCGGGTTCCATGTTTCAAGAGCTAATAGGCTAGAAGTCAGTTATTGTGGTATTCTCTCCACATAAGTTCCCCTCCGAACATTTTGTTGCGTTATTTTGCTGACTTTTCCATTTCATGAGCGAGACGGCTCCACAGGCCTGGGCCGTTTAGGGAGGGCAAGGTTCGCTCGAGGGGCCTCGGCCCTGGGTGCCAGAGGGCGTTACAAACAGGCAGCGTTCCGGGTGGGATTTGATGTTTAGATATTAGCCCTGACGCTACAGCCGGGAACGCCTGCCGATGGACACCGGCTTGGGCTGCCCGCACCCAGCCCGGCCCGTCAGGGTCCGGCCCTACGCCGAGGACGACAACCTGCCCTCCACAAAGATGGCCGCTCGCGGCGGGAACCGGCGCTCCTCAGTCCAAGATGGCCGCCCCGCCGGCATCCGTCTGACCTTTTGCCCATACTTAGGATGGCTGCCAAGCTGCGGGCGACGTGCCCAAACCAAAGGTGGCCGCCACAGCCAGGGTGTTCCCCTGCCCTTACCAAACATGGCGGCGCCaagcggccggcggcgggcggggcggggcggggcctcCGCCCGGGGAGCCGggcccgggggcggggcgggggcgcgcCCGGCGCCGAACCGGAAGTGCCGCgctgcctcctccagctggTTGTCATTTCGTGCGGCAGCTCGGTCCTGAGGAGACGGGGCTCGGCAGCGGccgggtggggaggagggaggcaccGGCTGCGGCACCGAGGCAGGAAGCGGCGGCcgctgggggggtggggggaggggaaggagacaggaaaaaaaaaaaaggaaaaagaagcaaaacaaggcggcagcagcagcagcagcagcagcagtagcggaggaggaggaggcggctcCGCGCGGAGGACTCGTCGCGGCCAGGCTCGCCGGCTACCGAAGCGCCTCCCGACTCCGCGGAGCCGGTGTCGCggcagccccccctccccgtctcGCTCTCGCCCGCGGAGCCTCCCCCGCCCCCTTCCACCTCCCGGCAGCAGCGTCCCCCGCGGCGACCCTCCCGGTGCCCGGCCGGTTTACATGAGGGGGAAGGAAGCCCGCCTGGAGCCGAGAAGACGCGCAGCAGGGGAAGGACTGCTccgaggagccgccgccgccgccggaccCCGCGCCCCGGTTAGTCCGCCGGGCCCCCCCCTCCGCTGCGCCCAGCGGCCGAGACCCTGTCCCGTAATCTCCGGGCGATTTGGGAGAACCGGTTAAACACCTTCcatgggggagagaggagcccggccccccgccgcctgcaccttcccctccctgccggaggcagctcctctcctgaggtaaaaaaaaaaaaaaaaaaaaaaaaaatccctcctgccttccccgaCACCAGGAGTCCTgcgagggaggggggggacaccgCGGGGGGCACCCCACAGAGACCCGGGGCCTGGCGAGCCGAGCCTGCCTGCGCCGCCCGCCCCTGCCCCGCTGGATGCCGAGTCCCTGAGGAGGAAAACCACGTACGGGCACATCCAGAGGCGGCCTTCCAGCCAGGGGCTCGCTCGGCTGCAGGGAACCCGCGTATCTGGGTGGAAGGAGGCGAGCCCCGCATCAGAAAGCACCCTCCCAGCAGCAGTGAGAGCAAGAAaatctccttccccttcctcctgcacaACTCGCtgtcccctcccttcccttttcccgaACGCTGAATGCTGATTCCTGAGATGAAAATCTTCCTCTTCGGACAGCCGGGACTCGTGTGAAGGACACGCAAATATTGGATCGTAAATAAGAAGCGAGTCTGGCGAGCTCAGAAACCCAGCCCAAAAGGAGCAGCATCGAGAATCCACCCTTCTCCTGCACAACTCACTCCCCACCCAACACACATAGAATACTAATTTCCTGAGATAAGATCTTACCCCTTTAAACAACCACACACACGcatacacacacgcacgcacagAGTGTATATTATTACTAAAGATAATAGGTTAAATCCAGCAGCACGGGAAAAAGCCTCTTCTGCAACTCACTCCCCCTTTTCACCCTTCTGAATGCTGAGATCCTGAGGTAAATTTTTCCCTTACCCACAGCAAAGACTCTTTTTGAACAGGACACAAATATATATTAGATTATAGAGATGTATTAAATTATTCCAgatttaaatctattttttgcTGCCAAGGGGTCGGGGGACCAGACgtcattgtatttttttttttcttccctcctaaCTCATTTATGGGCGAGTCAAGGCTGccgaggaggaaaaaaacaggatagTTAGAATCTCTTTATCCTTATTCCCCAGAAGCTTTTTCTCTCATTGCTGTgcatttcctttagaaaaaggaaacctTATTTTGTGAaccaaagatttatttttcctttcctcctggccaaaggaaggaagcagacaCAAATTGACACGTTTAAAGAGTTGAAGAGATCtatcttttgcaaaaaaacaaaCGTCTTTAtccaaatctgaaataaatagtGTGGAGGGAGAAACTGGAATATCTAGCTAAAACCAGGATACTTACTAATCTTGCCTCAGAAGAGGACGAGGTAAACACTAAACATCAACTTGTTCTTACAGGGAGGATTCAAACCCTAAATATAATAAATGGGGGATTACGGGTTTGGAGTGTTAGTGCAAAACAACACTGGAAATAAGTCAGCTTTTCCAGTCAGATTTCATCCACATCTGCAGCCTCCACACCATCATCAAAATGCAACCCCTAGCCCTGctgcttttataaataataacaCAGCTGCCAATGGCAGTAGTGCTGGGTCAGCTTGGCTctttcctgctccagctgcccatAATATTCAGGATGAGATTCTGGGGtcagaaaaatctaaaactcagcaacaggaaaagcaagagtccctagaaaaacagcagctttccccTGGTCAAAGTCAGGAAGCAGGCATGCTCTCTGAACCCGAGAAAgctaaaactgaagaaaatcagGGTGATAATTCTTCAGAGAACGGcaatggaaaggagaaaataagaataGAATCGCCGGTGTTAACAGGATTTGATTATCAAGAGGCTTCGGGGCTAGGTACTTCGACGCAGCCCTTGACATCCACTGCATCTTCTCTGACTGGTTTTAGTAACTGGTCTGCAGCTATAGCTCCTTCTTCTTCTACAATAATCAATGAAGATGCAAGTTTTTTTCACCAGGGAGGGGTTCCTACTGCTTCAGCTAATAATGGTGCTCTGCTGTTTCAGAATTTTCCACATCACGTCAGCCCTGGCTTTGGTGGTagcttttccccccaaattGGACCCCTCTCTCAACACCACCCTCATCACCCCCATTTTCAGCATCATCACAATCAGCATCAGCAACAGAGGAGGTCTCCTGCAAGTCCTCATCCACCTCCATTCACACatagaaatgctgcttttaatcaATTGCCTCATTTGGCTAATAATCTTAACAAGCCACCTTCTCCATGGAGCAGCTACCAAAGTCCATCGCCTACACCATCTTCATGGAGCCCTGGTGGCGGTGGATATGGTGGGTGGGGTGGGTCCCAAGGTCGAGACCACCGCAGGGGACTGAACGGAGGGATAACACCCTTGAACTCCATCTCGCCCTTAAAGAAGAATTTTGCAAGTAATCATATCCAGTTGCAGAAATATGCTCGACCCAGCTCAGCCTTTGCTCCAAAGTCGTGGATGGAAGACAGTTTGAATAGAGCTgacaacatttttcctttccaggtgAGCATACTCTGTTATATACataagaaaaatagcaaatgctCTAGAAAGGGTCGGGTGTTCAAACAGTACAGTCTGATTGTGAGACTTCTGTGCttgcaactaaaaaaaaaatatatatatggcTGACTTGAAATGTCACAGTGTGAATTACACTCCGACCTGTGAATcatgttttggtgttttttttttttaatagtggtGGCCATATGAATATCTGTTGCCCATCAGACATCTGTACTGGCCAGTTTCCTTCAGCTTAATACTTACACACATTCAGAAATAGCTGATGAACAAATTTAGTTACTAGTAGCAAGTATATCTACAAAAAGGAGTAAGGAAAAAAGTGCTACCTGATGAAGTATGAAAGACCTGAGGCCTTCTAAAGTGTTCAAGAATGTACCACATCTGAGAAAAAAGTATTAAGTGATTGTATTTTGTTCTACAGTATCATACAGACTTGTAGTGCAACATaattgtagctttttttttggaaactttgatttttttttttttttttttttccacatgatGGTAATCAATGCAGTTTGCTTTCCTCAGTAATGACAGCAAATTTTGGTTACAGGCCCTTAAATCATCACCAAAAATAGATCTGGACGAGTGTCAGTTGGTGGTCTCCTATATTTTATTATCGCCGTATCCTGGCAGGAGGCAGGTTGTCTGGCAGTTCAACCTCTCCTTCTAGGCTGACTTTTTATGGATTTGAAAAGAACTGTATAATGTTGGATGTAATTTGCAGTAAAAATTGAAAGAGAAGTACTCTTCATCTGACCACTAGTTAAATCTAGcttttatgtgtgtgtgcctTTTGTAAACTCCTTTAGGGTGAATCCAAAAACCCAAGAGTTCTTTTACATGTAAAGAGTTGTTTTTCAGGATGTTCAAATGAGggcaaaagtaaaaatttcaaaatgatTGCAGTATTTCTAGCCCTGCTGTAGGAGCCAGGGTGacctactttaaaataatttgaaagatcTGTAGATAAAAACTGTGCTATATGTCTCATGTTATAAACCACcctaaagaaacagaaatatatttaataatgaCTTTGTGGATTCAGACACAGGAACAGTTCAGTTCTTCGTAAACTGTTCAGTTTCTGTTTGGTTTGCAGGGCCTGCCTATGTAGCCTTCTGACaacagagcagctgctggcaaTAACTTTCCATTAGAGACCTTTTTTCTACTGCAGAGCTACTAGCTGGTTCAATATCAGGTAGAGCCCTTGTAAATTTAGAATGCATAGTAGTAATTGAATTTAATGTCAGGATTTGTAATTAATATAATGAACCTGTGTCCCGCATACCAAATTTATACACTGAAACCATTAGAAAAAGGGACACAGCTGGAGTCGGTCTTTTTTCAGCCTCACTGCAGCGAGACTTGGCTCACAGTTTAATTCATTCTGTACCATGACACATAGCTGATGTTCAGAGTGACAGAATGAGATCAAGTGTGTCCTTGCTGCTGTGTATAAGGCCCAAATATATACACAGTGATAGAAATGTGCTTGGTTTGACATCAAGGAAATTTTAGGAAATTGGCAAAGTCAACCTTGACTTCTGGGTTGTGTTCCAAACATTAAATAATCAGACACACGTATTCTGATCAtggtaaagaaataatttttgtgtagCATGTTGGTATCTGTTTACATAAACACTAAGGTGAAGCTGTACATGTCAAGACCAAGTCTGACACTCCTTCAtgccaagaaaaggaaagtgttgGAGTGAAGTGCTTTCCAGTGTGTTACTATCACTTCTGTGAAGAAAAGGGCAGGGCAGCAAAACAGGACTTCAGCACTGCAGACCTAGAAAGATGCTGATTAATTTTGAAGCCATCTTGGACAACTgctttttgtaacttttttttgtataaaatcGTTAGCTCCTTTGGCCACTTCGTCATTTGTGTGTTGAAAGCATACTGAATTTTCGAATGGCTGGAAACAAATGATGTAAAATTTGACCTTtgatgtctttttattttttcttgattatgCTGATTGTATGCctgacaaagcagaaataaggaGTTTTGCTTATTGTATATTTGTGttcatgcatatatatatgaagtATGCTTGATGATGCAATCGTGTACTGAACAAGGCTATTTTGTTACTGGAATCTTCTTAGATTCCTGTTTAGGAAATAATTGAAAGCTGTCTTTGCTGCAGCAACATAATGGAGTAATTTGATACAACTATCcctttcatttaatatttatgttttgcTGCTTAAATCATTAAGAAGTGTTGCTGCAATCTAGtgaaaattagtttctttaGAAGGCAAGATGTAAACCAGC
Coding sequences:
- the CPEB4 gene encoding cytoplasmic polyadenylation element-binding protein 4 isoform X2, which encodes MGDYGFGVLVQNNTGNKSAFPVRFHPHLQPPHHHQNATPSPAAFINNNTAANGSSAGSAWLFPAPAAHNIQDEILGSEKSKTQQQEKQESLEKQQLSPGQSQEAGMLSEPEKAKTEENQGDNSSENGNGKEKIRIESPVLTGFDYQEASGLGTSTQPLTSTASSLTGFSNWSAAIAPSSSTIINEDASFFHQGGVPTASANNGALLFQNFPHHVSPGFGGSFSPQIGPLSQHHPHHPHFQHHHNQHQQQRRSPASPHPPPFTHRNAAFNQLPHLANNLNKPPSPWSSYQSPSPTPSSWSPGGGGYGGWGGSQGRDHRRGLNGGITPLNSISPLKKNFASNHIQLQKYARPSSAFAPKSWMEDSLNRADNIFPFQDRTRTFDMHSLENSLIDIMRAENDSLKGQSSLFPMEDGFLDDGRGDQTLHSGLGSPHCFSHQNGERVERYSRKVFVGGLPPDIDEDEITASFRRFGPLIVDWPHKAESKSYFPPKGYAFLLFQDESSVQALIDACIEEDGKLYLCVSSPTIKDKPVQIRPWNLSDSDFVMDGSQPLDPRKTIFVGGVPRPLRAVELAMIMDRLYGGVCYAGIDTDPELKYPKGAGRVAFSNQQSYIAAISARFVQLQHGEIDKRVEVKPYVLDDQLCDECQGARCGGKFAPFFCANVTCLQYYCEYCWAAIHSRAGREFHKPLVKEGGDRPRHISFRWN
- the CPEB4 gene encoding cytoplasmic polyadenylation element-binding protein 4 isoform X1, whose protein sequence is MGDYGFGVLVQNNTGNKSAFPVRFHPHLQPPHHHQNATPSPAAFINNNTAANGSSAGSAWLFPAPAAHNIQDEILGSEKSKTQQQEKQESLEKQQLSPGQSQEAGMLSEPEKAKTEENQGDNSSENGNGKEKIRIESPVLTGFDYQEASGLGTSTQPLTSTASSLTGFSNWSAAIAPSSSTIINEDASFFHQGGVPTASANNGALLFQNFPHHVSPGFGGSFSPQIGPLSQHHPHHPHFQHHHNQHQQQRRSPASPHPPPFTHRNAAFNQLPHLANNLNKPPSPWSSYQSPSPTPSSWSPGGGGYGGWGGSQGRDHRRGLNGGITPLNSISPLKKNFASNHIQLQKYARPSSAFAPKSWMEDSLNRADNIFPFQDRTRTFDMHSLENSLIDIMRAENDSLKARTYGRRRGQSSLFPMEDGFLDDGRGDQTLHSGLGSPHCFSHQNGERVERYSRKVFVGGLPPDIDEDEITASFRRFGPLIVDWPHKAESKSYFPPKGYAFLLFQDESSVQALIDACIEEDGKLYLCVSSPTIKDKPVQIRPWNLSDSDFVMDGSQPLDPRKTIFVGGVPRPLRAVELAMIMDRLYGGVCYAGIDTDPELKYPKGAGRVAFSNQQSYIAAISARFVQLQHGEIDKRVEVKPYVLDDQLCDECQGARCGGKFAPFFCANVTCLQYYCEYCWAAIHSRAGREFHKPLVKEGGDRPRHISFRWN